The window AACTCTGAGAATCTCTTCATTAGCCTACTCTTCTTTCTTGCCGCTGTATTTTTATGAAAAACTCCCTTGCTCGTTGCATGATCAATAAAGGAGATTGCCTCTTTCAATCTCTTTTCAGCTTCCTCTCTGTTCTCTGAAAGAAATACAGATTTAATTAGATTTTTAGTCCTTGTCTTGTAATATTTATTTCTCATTCTCCTCTTCAAGTTTTTTCTTGCATTCTTTAACGCAGACTTTGTTCTCTTCGCCATATCTTCCTCCTTATAGTTTCCAAAATTTACTCTAAAATTTTAGCACAACAGGTAGGTTTTTCCAAGTTTTTGACTTATGAATTAGTTAGCCTTTACCTTTTCTATCTTTTATTATAAAATTAGTTAGATTGACTAAAAGAAATATAGGAGGTAGTGTTATGGGAAGGTTGCAGAAGATAAAAAAGGAGAGAAAACTTAAAGAGAAGGAGAAAACTGAAGGTAAAGGAAGGATAAAGAGCATTATAATAAAATCAATAGTAATGTTCATTGTAGCTATCCTTGTTGCAGGAGGAATAACCTTTGCCATTGCTTACAAGGATAGAGGTATTGAAGCGAAGGTTGGTTCAACTGTTGTTAAAAAGGCAGAGATAGAGAAAAGGGTTGAAGCCATAAAGAATCAATACAGAAGCATGGGTATAGATCCAGATGACCCTCAATACAAATCAATAATAGAGCAAATTGTGGAACAGACAAGAAATGATTTAATAAACCAAGCTGTTATTGAAGAGTATGCAAAGAGAAACAACATAAAGCCCACTGAGGAAGAGATAAAGAAGGAGGTTGATAGACAGATAGAGAATATAAAGAGTGGATTTAAATCAGAGGAAGAGTATGAGAAGGCACTTGCCCAATCAAGATTTAAGAATGAGGAGAACTTAAGAAAGGAGATTGAAAAGTATGTAATTCCAGACATTCTTGAAAGAAAGG of the Caldisericia bacterium genome contains:
- the rpsT gene encoding 30S ribosomal protein S20, translated to MAKRTKSALKNARKNLKRRMRNKYYKTRTKNLIKSVFLSENREEAEKRLKEAISFIDHATSKGVFHKNTAARKKSRLMKRFSEFIIKLEEEKLTSLEK